The Callithrix jacchus isolate 240 chromosome X, calJac240_pri, whole genome shotgun sequence genome contains a region encoding:
- the LOC118150536 gene encoding sex comb on midleg-like protein 1 isoform X5 has protein sequence MHCFSGVEVCHYQIKTRISTYDDDNTVLYTYDTKHKFANETKTEVIYDAIQNLDKKIDGISKKVSKIQRFNAKAGSTNRKPSGFGYGYAYRNYSCLLAKKLKLQKMKKSQAYETFSYSQSYSPTSPVAVRADDSQSNNPAPSFHMEEYQRAEPEEDPVLSCTPSPVHPSDHSEHGFQPSYASDGAMPGSSRPYRGSTRVNSSQVISVPVDNDMYLEDNFIKHPATWSVEAVVLFLKQTDPKTLSPLVDLFRNHEIDGQALLLLTSDVMLMYLGLKLGTVMKLCYYIEQLKQGKCFQN, from the exons ATGCATTGCTTTTCAGGAGTAGAGGTTTGCCACTATCAG ATAAAAACAAGAATATCTACTTATGATGATGACAACACTGTTCTTTATACATACGACACAAAACATAAAtttgcaaatgaaacaaaaactgag GTTATATATGATGCTATCCAAAACCTGGATAAGAAGATTGATGGCATTAgcaaaaaagtttcaaaaatccAACGTTTCAATGCAAAAGCAGGGTCGACGAATCGC AAGCCATCTGGCTTTGGATATGGATATGCATACAGAAATTATTCTTGCCTGCTTGCTAAAAAGCTTAAActccagaaaatgaagaaaagtcagGCTTACGAGACATTCTCCTACTCTCAAAGTTATAGTCCCACTTCACCGGTGGCAGTGCGGGCAGATGATTCCCAGAGCAACAATCCAGCACCATCCTTTCACATGGAAGAATACCAGCGAGCTGAGCCGGAGGAGGACCCAGTCCTCAGCTGTACTCCGAGTCCAGTGCATCCCTCAGACCACTCTGAGCATGGTTTTCAACCGTCTTATGCATCTGATGGTGCAATGCCTGGCTCTTCACGGCCCTACCGTGGCAGCACTAGGGTTAACAGCAGCCAAG TTATAAGTGTACCAGTGGACAATGACATGTATTTAGAGGACAACTTCATTAAGCACCCTGCAACATGGTCGGTGGAAGCAGTGGTCCTATTTCTGAAGCAAACGGATCCTAAGACATTATCCCCTCTTGTCGATCTCTTCAGAAACCAT GAAATTGATGGGCAGGCTCTGCTCCTACTCACGAGCGACGTGATGCTGATGTACTTGGGTCTGAAGCTGGGAACGGTCATGAAGCTATGCTACTACATTGAACAACTTAAACAaggaaaatgctttcaaaattaa
- the LOC118150536 gene encoding sex comb on midleg-like protein 1 isoform X1: protein MHCFSGVEVCHYQIKTRISTYDDDNTVLYTYDTKHKFANETKTEQEPITVADASCNTEEQPKSVYDVLTYCQVIYDAIQNLDKKIDGISKKVSKIQRFNAKAGSTNRKPSGFGYGYAYRNYSCLLAKKLKLQKMKKSQAYETFSYSQSYSPTSPVAVRADDSQSNNPAPSFHMEEYQRAEPEEDPVLSCTPSPVHPSDHSEHGFQPSYASDGAMPGSSRPYRGSTRVNSSQVISVPVDNDMYLEDNFIKHPATWSVEAVVLFLKQTDPKTLSPLVDLFRNHEIDGQALLLLTSDVMLMYLGLKLGTVMKLCYYIEQLKQGKCFQN, encoded by the exons ATGCATTGCTTTTCAGGAGTAGAGGTTTGCCACTATCAG ATAAAAACAAGAATATCTACTTATGATGATGACAACACTGTTCTTTATACATACGACACAAAACATAAAtttgcaaatgaaacaaaaactgag CAGGAACCGATTACTGTAGCTGATGCATCCTGTAATACTGAAGAGCAACCGAAGTCAGTGTATGATGTCCTTACCTATTGCCAG GTTATATATGATGCTATCCAAAACCTGGATAAGAAGATTGATGGCATTAgcaaaaaagtttcaaaaatccAACGTTTCAATGCAAAAGCAGGGTCGACGAATCGC AAGCCATCTGGCTTTGGATATGGATATGCATACAGAAATTATTCTTGCCTGCTTGCTAAAAAGCTTAAActccagaaaatgaagaaaagtcagGCTTACGAGACATTCTCCTACTCTCAAAGTTATAGTCCCACTTCACCGGTGGCAGTGCGGGCAGATGATTCCCAGAGCAACAATCCAGCACCATCCTTTCACATGGAAGAATACCAGCGAGCTGAGCCGGAGGAGGACCCAGTCCTCAGCTGTACTCCGAGTCCAGTGCATCCCTCAGACCACTCTGAGCATGGTTTTCAACCGTCTTATGCATCTGATGGTGCAATGCCTGGCTCTTCACGGCCCTACCGTGGCAGCACTAGGGTTAACAGCAGCCAAG TTATAAGTGTACCAGTGGACAATGACATGTATTTAGAGGACAACTTCATTAAGCACCCTGCAACATGGTCGGTGGAAGCAGTGGTCCTATTTCTGAAGCAAACGGATCCTAAGACATTATCCCCTCTTGTCGATCTCTTCAGAAACCAT GAAATTGATGGGCAGGCTCTGCTCCTACTCACGAGCGACGTGATGCTGATGTACTTGGGTCTGAAGCTGGGAACGGTCATGAAGCTATGCTACTACATTGAACAACTTAAACAaggaaaatgctttcaaaattaa
- the LOC118150536 gene encoding sex comb on midleg-like protein 1 isoform X2 gives MHCFSGVEVCHYQIKTRISTYDDDNTVLYTYDTKHKFANETKTEEPITVADASCNTEEQPKSVYDVLTYCQVIYDAIQNLDKKIDGISKKVSKIQRFNAKAGSTNRKPSGFGYGYAYRNYSCLLAKKLKLQKMKKSQAYETFSYSQSYSPTSPVAVRADDSQSNNPAPSFHMEEYQRAEPEEDPVLSCTPSPVHPSDHSEHGFQPSYASDGAMPGSSRPYRGSTRVNSSQVISVPVDNDMYLEDNFIKHPATWSVEAVVLFLKQTDPKTLSPLVDLFRNHEIDGQALLLLTSDVMLMYLGLKLGTVMKLCYYIEQLKQGKCFQN, from the exons ATGCATTGCTTTTCAGGAGTAGAGGTTTGCCACTATCAG ATAAAAACAAGAATATCTACTTATGATGATGACAACACTGTTCTTTATACATACGACACAAAACATAAAtttgcaaatgaaacaaaaactgag GAACCGATTACTGTAGCTGATGCATCCTGTAATACTGAAGAGCAACCGAAGTCAGTGTATGATGTCCTTACCTATTGCCAG GTTATATATGATGCTATCCAAAACCTGGATAAGAAGATTGATGGCATTAgcaaaaaagtttcaaaaatccAACGTTTCAATGCAAAAGCAGGGTCGACGAATCGC AAGCCATCTGGCTTTGGATATGGATATGCATACAGAAATTATTCTTGCCTGCTTGCTAAAAAGCTTAAActccagaaaatgaagaaaagtcagGCTTACGAGACATTCTCCTACTCTCAAAGTTATAGTCCCACTTCACCGGTGGCAGTGCGGGCAGATGATTCCCAGAGCAACAATCCAGCACCATCCTTTCACATGGAAGAATACCAGCGAGCTGAGCCGGAGGAGGACCCAGTCCTCAGCTGTACTCCGAGTCCAGTGCATCCCTCAGACCACTCTGAGCATGGTTTTCAACCGTCTTATGCATCTGATGGTGCAATGCCTGGCTCTTCACGGCCCTACCGTGGCAGCACTAGGGTTAACAGCAGCCAAG TTATAAGTGTACCAGTGGACAATGACATGTATTTAGAGGACAACTTCATTAAGCACCCTGCAACATGGTCGGTGGAAGCAGTGGTCCTATTTCTGAAGCAAACGGATCCTAAGACATTATCCCCTCTTGTCGATCTCTTCAGAAACCAT GAAATTGATGGGCAGGCTCTGCTCCTACTCACGAGCGACGTGATGCTGATGTACTTGGGTCTGAAGCTGGGAACGGTCATGAAGCTATGCTACTACATTGAACAACTTAAACAaggaaaatgctttcaaaattaa
- the LOC118150536 gene encoding sex comb on midleg-like protein 1 isoform X3 has protein sequence MMSSNSSEADVIKTRISTYDDDNTVLYTYDTKHKFANETKTEQEPITVADASCNTEEQPKSVYDVLTYCQVIYDAIQNLDKKIDGISKKVSKIQRFNAKAGSTNRKPSGFGYGYAYRNYSCLLAKKLKLQKMKKSQAYETFSYSQSYSPTSPVAVRADDSQSNNPAPSFHMEEYQRAEPEEDPVLSCTPSPVHPSDHSEHGFQPSYASDGAMPGSSRPYRGSTRVNSSQVISVPVDNDMYLEDNFIKHPATWSVEAVVLFLKQTDPKTLSPLVDLFRNHEIDGQALLLLTSDVMLMYLGLKLGTVMKLCYYIEQLKQGKCFQN, from the exons ATGATGTCTAGCAACTCCAGTGAAGCTGATGTG ATAAAAACAAGAATATCTACTTATGATGATGACAACACTGTTCTTTATACATACGACACAAAACATAAAtttgcaaatgaaacaaaaactgag CAGGAACCGATTACTGTAGCTGATGCATCCTGTAATACTGAAGAGCAACCGAAGTCAGTGTATGATGTCCTTACCTATTGCCAG GTTATATATGATGCTATCCAAAACCTGGATAAGAAGATTGATGGCATTAgcaaaaaagtttcaaaaatccAACGTTTCAATGCAAAAGCAGGGTCGACGAATCGC AAGCCATCTGGCTTTGGATATGGATATGCATACAGAAATTATTCTTGCCTGCTTGCTAAAAAGCTTAAActccagaaaatgaagaaaagtcagGCTTACGAGACATTCTCCTACTCTCAAAGTTATAGTCCCACTTCACCGGTGGCAGTGCGGGCAGATGATTCCCAGAGCAACAATCCAGCACCATCCTTTCACATGGAAGAATACCAGCGAGCTGAGCCGGAGGAGGACCCAGTCCTCAGCTGTACTCCGAGTCCAGTGCATCCCTCAGACCACTCTGAGCATGGTTTTCAACCGTCTTATGCATCTGATGGTGCAATGCCTGGCTCTTCACGGCCCTACCGTGGCAGCACTAGGGTTAACAGCAGCCAAG TTATAAGTGTACCAGTGGACAATGACATGTATTTAGAGGACAACTTCATTAAGCACCCTGCAACATGGTCGGTGGAAGCAGTGGTCCTATTTCTGAAGCAAACGGATCCTAAGACATTATCCCCTCTTGTCGATCTCTTCAGAAACCAT GAAATTGATGGGCAGGCTCTGCTCCTACTCACGAGCGACGTGATGCTGATGTACTTGGGTCTGAAGCTGGGAACGGTCATGAAGCTATGCTACTACATTGAACAACTTAAACAaggaaaatgctttcaaaattaa
- the LOC118150536 gene encoding sex comb on midleg-like protein 1 isoform X4: MMSSNSSEADVIKTRISTYDDDNTVLYTYDTKHKFANETKTEEPITVADASCNTEEQPKSVYDVLTYCQVIYDAIQNLDKKIDGISKKVSKIQRFNAKAGSTNRKPSGFGYGYAYRNYSCLLAKKLKLQKMKKSQAYETFSYSQSYSPTSPVAVRADDSQSNNPAPSFHMEEYQRAEPEEDPVLSCTPSPVHPSDHSEHGFQPSYASDGAMPGSSRPYRGSTRVNSSQVISVPVDNDMYLEDNFIKHPATWSVEAVVLFLKQTDPKTLSPLVDLFRNHEIDGQALLLLTSDVMLMYLGLKLGTVMKLCYYIEQLKQGKCFQN; encoded by the exons ATGATGTCTAGCAACTCCAGTGAAGCTGATGTG ATAAAAACAAGAATATCTACTTATGATGATGACAACACTGTTCTTTATACATACGACACAAAACATAAAtttgcaaatgaaacaaaaactgag GAACCGATTACTGTAGCTGATGCATCCTGTAATACTGAAGAGCAACCGAAGTCAGTGTATGATGTCCTTACCTATTGCCAG GTTATATATGATGCTATCCAAAACCTGGATAAGAAGATTGATGGCATTAgcaaaaaagtttcaaaaatccAACGTTTCAATGCAAAAGCAGGGTCGACGAATCGC AAGCCATCTGGCTTTGGATATGGATATGCATACAGAAATTATTCTTGCCTGCTTGCTAAAAAGCTTAAActccagaaaatgaagaaaagtcagGCTTACGAGACATTCTCCTACTCTCAAAGTTATAGTCCCACTTCACCGGTGGCAGTGCGGGCAGATGATTCCCAGAGCAACAATCCAGCACCATCCTTTCACATGGAAGAATACCAGCGAGCTGAGCCGGAGGAGGACCCAGTCCTCAGCTGTACTCCGAGTCCAGTGCATCCCTCAGACCACTCTGAGCATGGTTTTCAACCGTCTTATGCATCTGATGGTGCAATGCCTGGCTCTTCACGGCCCTACCGTGGCAGCACTAGGGTTAACAGCAGCCAAG TTATAAGTGTACCAGTGGACAATGACATGTATTTAGAGGACAACTTCATTAAGCACCCTGCAACATGGTCGGTGGAAGCAGTGGTCCTATTTCTGAAGCAAACGGATCCTAAGACATTATCCCCTCTTGTCGATCTCTTCAGAAACCAT GAAATTGATGGGCAGGCTCTGCTCCTACTCACGAGCGACGTGATGCTGATGTACTTGGGTCTGAAGCTGGGAACGGTCATGAAGCTATGCTACTACATTGAACAACTTAAACAaggaaaatgctttcaaaattaa
- the LOC118150536 gene encoding sex comb on midleg-like protein 1 isoform X6, with translation MMSSNSSEADVIKTRISTYDDDNTVLYTYDTKHKFANETKTEVIYDAIQNLDKKIDGISKKVSKIQRFNAKAGSTNRKPSGFGYGYAYRNYSCLLAKKLKLQKMKKSQAYETFSYSQSYSPTSPVAVRADDSQSNNPAPSFHMEEYQRAEPEEDPVLSCTPSPVHPSDHSEHGFQPSYASDGAMPGSSRPYRGSTRVNSSQVISVPVDNDMYLEDNFIKHPATWSVEAVVLFLKQTDPKTLSPLVDLFRNHEIDGQALLLLTSDVMLMYLGLKLGTVMKLCYYIEQLKQGKCFQN, from the exons ATGATGTCTAGCAACTCCAGTGAAGCTGATGTG ATAAAAACAAGAATATCTACTTATGATGATGACAACACTGTTCTTTATACATACGACACAAAACATAAAtttgcaaatgaaacaaaaactgag GTTATATATGATGCTATCCAAAACCTGGATAAGAAGATTGATGGCATTAgcaaaaaagtttcaaaaatccAACGTTTCAATGCAAAAGCAGGGTCGACGAATCGC AAGCCATCTGGCTTTGGATATGGATATGCATACAGAAATTATTCTTGCCTGCTTGCTAAAAAGCTTAAActccagaaaatgaagaaaagtcagGCTTACGAGACATTCTCCTACTCTCAAAGTTATAGTCCCACTTCACCGGTGGCAGTGCGGGCAGATGATTCCCAGAGCAACAATCCAGCACCATCCTTTCACATGGAAGAATACCAGCGAGCTGAGCCGGAGGAGGACCCAGTCCTCAGCTGTACTCCGAGTCCAGTGCATCCCTCAGACCACTCTGAGCATGGTTTTCAACCGTCTTATGCATCTGATGGTGCAATGCCTGGCTCTTCACGGCCCTACCGTGGCAGCACTAGGGTTAACAGCAGCCAAG TTATAAGTGTACCAGTGGACAATGACATGTATTTAGAGGACAACTTCATTAAGCACCCTGCAACATGGTCGGTGGAAGCAGTGGTCCTATTTCTGAAGCAAACGGATCCTAAGACATTATCCCCTCTTGTCGATCTCTTCAGAAACCAT GAAATTGATGGGCAGGCTCTGCTCCTACTCACGAGCGACGTGATGCTGATGTACTTGGGTCTGAAGCTGGGAACGGTCATGAAGCTATGCTACTACATTGAACAACTTAAACAaggaaaatgctttcaaaattaa
- the LOC118150536 gene encoding sex comb on midleg-like protein 1 isoform X7, protein MMSSNSSEADVIKTRISTYDDDNTVLYTYDTKHKFANETKTEEPITVADASCNTEEQPKSVYDVLTYCQVIYDAIQNLDKKIDGISKKVSKIQRFNAKAGSTNRKPSGFGYGYAYRNYSCLLAKKLKLQKMKKSQAYETFSYSQSYSPTSPVAVRADDSQSNNPAPSFHMEEYQRAEPEEDPVLSCTPSPVHPSDHSEHGFQPSYASDGAMPGSSRPYRGSTRVNSSQGKYSPDRSFAVPLSVISVPVDNDMYLEDNFIKHPATWSVEAVVLFLKQTDPKTLSPLVDLFRNHEIDGQALLLLTSDVMLMYLGLKLGTVMKLCYYIEQLKQGKCFQN, encoded by the exons ATGATGTCTAGCAACTCCAGTGAAGCTGATGTG ATAAAAACAAGAATATCTACTTATGATGATGACAACACTGTTCTTTATACATACGACACAAAACATAAAtttgcaaatgaaacaaaaactgag GAACCGATTACTGTAGCTGATGCATCCTGTAATACTGAAGAGCAACCGAAGTCAGTGTATGATGTCCTTACCTATTGCCAG GTTATATATGATGCTATCCAAAACCTGGATAAGAAGATTGATGGCATTAgcaaaaaagtttcaaaaatccAACGTTTCAATGCAAAAGCAGGGTCGACGAATCGC AAGCCATCTGGCTTTGGATATGGATATGCATACAGAAATTATTCTTGCCTGCTTGCTAAAAAGCTTAAActccagaaaatgaagaaaagtcagGCTTACGAGACATTCTCCTACTCTCAAAGTTATAGTCCCACTTCACCGGTGGCAGTGCGGGCAGATGATTCCCAGAGCAACAATCCAGCACCATCCTTTCACATGGAAGAATACCAGCGAGCTGAGCCGGAGGAGGACCCAGTCCTCAGCTGTACTCCGAGTCCAGTGCATCCCTCAGACCACTCTGAGCATGGTTTTCAACCGTCTTATGCATCTGATGGTGCAATGCCTGGCTCTTCACGGCCCTACCGTGGCAGCACTAGGGTTAACAGCAGCCAAGGCAAGTACTCACCTGACCGCTCTTTTGCAGTACCACTTTCAG TTATAAGTGTACCAGTGGACAATGACATGTATTTAGAGGACAACTTCATTAAGCACCCTGCAACATGGTCGGTGGAAGCAGTGGTCCTATTTCTGAAGCAAACGGATCCTAAGACATTATCCCCTCTTGTCGATCTCTTCAGAAACCAT GAAATTGATGGGCAGGCTCTGCTCCTACTCACGAGCGACGTGATGCTGATGTACTTGGGTCTGAAGCTGGGAACGGTCATGAAGCTATGCTACTACATTGAACAACTTAAACAaggaaaatgctttcaaaattaa